One Paenibacillus riograndensis SBR5 DNA segment encodes these proteins:
- a CDS encoding YneF family protein — translation MNIALPIITLVVGLVGGFFIGVYYLRRQMTAMQNDPEMLQKVAKQMGYNLNGKQMQRAQQMMKNGNQPGRAPAAGKRQGRKGK, via the coding sequence ATGAACATTGCTTTGCCAATTATTACGCTTGTCGTAGGTCTGGTCGGCGGATTCTTCATTGGTGTGTATTATCTGCGCAGACAAATGACAGCGATGCAGAATGATCCGGAAATGCTGCAGAAGGTTGCCAAACAGATGGGTTATAACTTGAACGGCAAGCAGATGCAGCGTGCCCAGCAGATGATGAAGAACGGCAATCAGCCGGGACGCGCGCCAGCGGCAGGAAAAAGACAAGGCCGCAAAGGCAAGTAA
- the folE gene encoding GTP cyclohydrolase I FolE, whose product MGGVKDYMNGKVAANREQIEYHVEKILQLIGEDPGREGLLETPARVTRMYEEIFGGYSIDPREALGVTFDESHEELVIVKDIVYYSQCEHHMAPFFGKVHIGYIPSGRIAGLSKLARLVEAVSRRLQVQERITAQIADIMTEVLNPHGVMVVVEGEHLCMCARGVKKPGSKTVTMAARGTFREDAAARAEFLALIKE is encoded by the coding sequence ATGGGGGGCGTCAAGGATTATATGAACGGCAAGGTTGCTGCAAACCGGGAACAAATCGAGTACCATGTTGAGAAAATACTGCAATTAATCGGGGAGGATCCCGGCCGTGAAGGGCTGCTGGAAACACCGGCCAGAGTTACACGGATGTACGAGGAGATCTTCGGCGGGTATTCGATTGATCCCCGTGAGGCGCTTGGTGTGACCTTTGATGAGTCTCACGAAGAGTTGGTGATCGTAAAGGATATTGTCTATTATAGCCAGTGCGAGCATCACATGGCCCCTTTCTTTGGCAAGGTGCATATCGGGTATATTCCCAGCGGACGGATTGCCGGGCTTAGCAAGCTGGCCCGCCTGGTGGAAGCTGTCAGCCGGCGCCTGCAGGTGCAGGAACGCATTACGGCGCAGATTGCCGATATTATGACAGAGGTCCTGAATCCTCATGGTGTGATGGTTGTTGTGGAAGGAGAACACCTGTGCATGTGTGCCCGCGGGGTGAAGAAACCCGGCAGCAAGACGGTAACCATGGCAGCACGCGGGACCTTCCGTGAGGATGCTGCTGCACGGGCGGAGTTTCTGGCCCTGATCAAAGAATAG
- a CDS encoding Fe-Mn family superoxide dismutase, whose protein sequence is MPDQYGQVLPVRILEEIAFWKKQEQEHTEVIKGVVPQLEKPYVKLLDEWAVVFEATGAATRQLMEASRASSPAELAAGTEQLLQVACSQSREFIRQQHALMEESAAVKAQPLAGAVLLHIIRESEYVEALLNTLSVPGIAPGWTRESAAPLPETADELNARDKKAKHEPQAPMASPLSGQQEPGTVPIGGHTLPPLPYAYNALEPYIDEKTMRIHHDKHHQSYVDGLNKAENKLAEARKTKDFDLVKHWERELAFNGAGHYLHTIFWNVMSPQGGGRPTGPLLDAIEHSFGSYDAFKEQFTEAANKVEGGGWAILVWSPRSRRLEILTAEKHQNLSQWDVVPLLALDVWEHAYYLKHQNNRADYIKDWWKVVHWPYVSERFNAARKLVWQPF, encoded by the coding sequence ATGCCGGATCAATACGGGCAAGTGCTGCCCGTGCGTATTCTCGAAGAAATTGCATTCTGGAAAAAACAGGAGCAGGAGCATACGGAAGTCATCAAGGGGGTTGTCCCTCAGCTAGAAAAGCCTTATGTGAAGCTGCTGGACGAATGGGCTGTTGTTTTTGAGGCCACCGGAGCGGCAACACGCCAGCTGATGGAGGCTTCCCGGGCCTCCAGCCCTGCAGAGCTGGCCGCCGGAACAGAACAGCTTCTCCAGGTGGCCTGCTCCCAGTCCCGCGAGTTCATCCGGCAGCAGCATGCCCTGATGGAGGAAAGCGCTGCTGTAAAAGCCCAGCCGCTGGCTGGAGCTGTGCTGCTGCATATCATCCGGGAGTCAGAGTATGTCGAGGCTCTTCTGAACACCCTGTCCGTACCCGGCATTGCTCCCGGATGGACACGGGAGTCTGCAGCGCCGTTGCCGGAAACAGCAGACGAACTCAACGCCAGAGACAAAAAGGCCAAACATGAACCGCAGGCTCCAATGGCTTCTCCGCTCTCCGGACAGCAGGAGCCCGGAACGGTTCCGATAGGAGGCCATACTCTGCCGCCCCTTCCCTACGCCTATAATGCGCTGGAGCCCTACATCGATGAAAAAACAATGCGGATTCATCATGACAAGCATCATCAAAGCTATGTAGACGGGCTGAACAAAGCGGAGAATAAGCTGGCCGAAGCCCGGAAAACCAAGGATTTTGATCTTGTAAAGCATTGGGAGCGGGAGCTTGCCTTCAACGGGGCCGGCCATTATCTGCATACCATCTTCTGGAACGTCATGTCTCCGCAGGGCGGAGGCCGTCCGACAGGTCCGCTGCTGGATGCCATAGAGCACAGCTTCGGCAGCTACGATGCCTTCAAGGAACAGTTCACAGAAGCGGCCAACAAGGTGGAGGGCGGGGGCTGGGCGATTCTGGTCTGGAGTCCCCGCAGCCGCCGGCTGGAAATTCTGACAGCAGAGAAGCATCAAAATCTCTCCCAATGGGATGTCGTTCCCCTGCTGGCCCTCGATGTATGGGAGCACGCCTATTATCTTAAGCATCAGAATAACCGTGCGGATTACATCAAAGACTGGTGGAAGGTTGTACATTGGCCTTATGTCTCCGAGCGCTTCAATGCCGCCCGGAAGCTGGTCTGGCAGCCCTTCTGA